Proteins from a single region of Salinisphaera sp. T31B1:
- a CDS encoding alpha/beta hydrolase: protein MHERLDIDFVSQGTTCRAWFYRPRSDAFRHSDGVPCVVMAHGLGGTRDAGLTPYAERFADAGLAVFLFDYRHFGASDGEPRQLMSVRRQLHDWKVAISVARRQLDVDAERIALWGSSFSGGHVIAAAVADKRIAAVTAQGPLMDGLAAVLNLRAYAGTWHLLRLAWAGTRDAIANLAGADPYYIPIVGRPGTLAAMSSADAYDGYLAIVPDDWRNEIAARFALTLAFYRPGRRANRLACPVLIQICDEDSVAPTYAAEAAALHAGDRATERHYRIGHFDIYRGAGFRQSSADQLAFFAQHLSTDARDERKRRRTPRAGDAPSPIRLS from the coding sequence ATGCACGAGCGTCTGGATATCGATTTCGTAAGCCAGGGCACGACCTGCCGGGCGTGGTTCTATCGGCCTCGCAGCGATGCATTTCGTCATTCCGACGGCGTGCCTTGTGTGGTCATGGCCCATGGGTTGGGCGGTACGCGCGACGCTGGCCTGACACCCTATGCCGAGCGCTTCGCCGACGCCGGTCTGGCCGTGTTCCTGTTCGACTATCGGCATTTTGGCGCCAGCGATGGCGAACCGCGCCAACTGATGTCGGTACGGCGGCAGCTACACGACTGGAAGGTCGCGATCAGCGTCGCCCGGCGCCAGCTCGACGTTGACGCCGAGCGTATCGCCCTCTGGGGCAGTTCGTTCTCGGGCGGCCACGTGATCGCCGCCGCCGTAGCCGACAAGCGCATCGCCGCCGTGACCGCCCAGGGCCCCCTCATGGACGGGCTGGCCGCTGTGCTCAACCTGCGGGCCTATGCCGGCACCTGGCATCTGCTTCGGCTGGCCTGGGCGGGTACCCGCGATGCCATCGCCAACCTCGCCGGCGCCGACCCTTACTATATTCCGATCGTCGGACGCCCGGGCACACTCGCGGCCATGAGTAGCGCTGATGCCTACGACGGATACCTGGCAATCGTGCCCGACGACTGGCGCAACGAGATCGCGGCCCGTTTTGCCCTGACCCTGGCGTTCTATCGTCCGGGCAGGCGCGCCAACCGGCTCGCCTGCCCTGTGCTGATCCAGATATGCGACGAGGATTCGGTGGCCCCGACCTATGCCGCAGAAGCCGCCGCCTTGCATGCGGGTGATCGTGCCACCGAACGCCACTACCGGATCGGCCATTTCGATATCTACCGCGGCGCGGGGTTCCGTCAGTCCAGCGCCGATCAACTGGCATTCTTCGCCCAGCACCTGTCGACGGATGCACGCGACGAACGCAAGCGCCGTCGTACGCCGCGCGCCGGTGACGCGCCCAGCCCCATCCGTCTGTCCTGA
- the radA gene encoding DNA repair protein RadA, with product MARQKSIFVCESCGATHPKWAGQCSDCGAWNTLVESVAAAPAKPGASAPASFADHAPRVERLNAIQPRETARTPTGLSELDRVLGGGLVAGSVILIGGDPGIGKSTLLLQVLAQLSAAIPALYVTGEESLEQVHLRAQRLGVGQAELAVLAETCVERVLALAKPQAPRLMVIDSIQTVFSQALTSAPGSVSQVRESASMLVRFAKATGTALILVGHVTKEGTIAGPRVLEHMVDTVLYFEAEASSRFRVIRAVKNRFGAVNELGVFAMSGAGLKQVTNPSAIFLSRHETAVPGSAVMVTREGSRPMLVEVQALVDGSQLHNPRRVALGPDSQRLAMLLAVLHRHGGIALGDQDVFVNVVGGMRVSETAADLAVLLAALSSFRDRPLGEKLVVFGEVGLAGEIRPVPGGEERLAEAAKHGFTRAIVPRSNTPRSARIGELQIVGVGRLDEAIDAVR from the coding sequence ATGGCGCGACAGAAATCGATATTCGTATGTGAGAGCTGCGGGGCGACCCACCCGAAATGGGCCGGCCAGTGCAGCGATTGTGGTGCCTGGAATACGCTGGTCGAGAGCGTGGCCGCGGCGCCGGCCAAACCGGGGGCCAGCGCGCCGGCCTCGTTCGCTGATCATGCGCCGCGGGTCGAACGCCTGAATGCGATCCAGCCGCGCGAGACCGCTCGCACGCCGACTGGGCTGTCGGAGCTCGATCGTGTGCTGGGCGGCGGTCTGGTCGCCGGTTCGGTCATTCTGATCGGTGGCGACCCGGGTATCGGCAAGTCGACGCTTCTGTTGCAGGTGCTCGCCCAGCTGTCGGCGGCCATTCCGGCGCTCTATGTCACCGGCGAGGAGTCGCTCGAACAGGTCCATCTGCGCGCGCAGCGGCTGGGCGTCGGCCAGGCCGAGCTGGCGGTGCTGGCCGAAACCTGTGTCGAACGCGTACTCGCGCTGGCCAAGCCGCAGGCGCCGCGGCTGATGGTGATCGACTCCATTCAGACCGTGTTTTCGCAGGCGCTGACCTCGGCGCCGGGCAGCGTATCGCAGGTGCGCGAATCGGCCTCGATGCTCGTGCGTTTTGCCAAGGCCACCGGCACGGCGCTGATTCTGGTCGGGCACGTCACCAAGGAAGGCACGATTGCCGGTCCGCGCGTGCTCGAGCATATGGTGGATACGGTGTTGTATTTCGAAGCCGAAGCCTCCAGCCGGTTCCGGGTGATCCGGGCCGTGAAGAACCGTTTCGGCGCGGTCAACGAGCTCGGCGTGTTCGCCATGTCCGGCGCCGGGCTCAAGCAGGTCACCAATCCGAGTGCGATCTTTCTGTCACGGCACGAGACCGCTGTGCCCGGCAGCGCCGTCATGGTGACCCGCGAAGGCTCGCGGCCAATGCTGGTTGAAGTACAGGCACTGGTAGACGGCTCGCAGCTTCACAATCCACGTCGGGTCGCCCTCGGTCCGGACTCACAGCGTCTGGCGATGCTGCTTGCGGTATTGCATCGCCATGGCGGGATCGCCCTGGGCGATCAGGACGTGTTCGTCAATGTAGTCGGCGGCATGCGTGTCTCCGAGACGGCCGCCGATCTGGCAGTGCTGCTCGCTGCGCTGTCGAGTTTTCGCGACCGGCCGTTGGGCGAGAAGCTCGTGGTGTTCGGCGAGGTCGGTCTGGCCGGCGAGATCCGGCCGGTACCCGGGGGTGAGGAGCGCCTGGCCGAGGCCGCAAAGCACGGGTTCACTCGGGCAATCGTGCCCCGGTCCAATACGCCGCGCAGCGCACGGATCGGCGAGTTGCAGATCGTGGGCGTCGGGCGCCTCGATGAGGCGATCGACGCGGTGCGCTGA